Part of the Aureitalea marina genome, TGTGAACGATTCCGGAATGGTAGGACTGATCTTCAATACCATTGGCGTAAGTGATGGGATTTCTATGGGAACACCGGGAATGCGTTTTTCCTTGCCATCAAGAGATTTGATCGCGGATTCTATGGAAACCGTTGTTCAGGCCATGAGTTACGACGGCCTGGTTACAGTGGTTGGCTGCGATAAGAATATGCCTGGTGCATTGATGGCCATGATCAGGCTTAACCGACCCTCCATTTTGATCTATGGAGGCACCATCGATTCCGGTTGCCACAACGGCAAGAAATTGGATGTAGTCTCGGCCTTTGAAGCCTGGGGAAGCAAAGTGGCTGGTTCGATCACTGAGAACGAATTTCAGCAGATCGTCCAAAAAGCATGTCCGGGAGCGGGAGCCTGTGGAGGGATGTATACGGCCAATACCATGGCCTCGGCCATAGAAGCCCTCGGAATGTCACTGCCTTATAATTCGTCCAACCCGGCGCGGAGTGACTTAAAGACCCAGGAATCGATACAAGCAGGAGAGGCCATGCAGACCTTGATCGAAAAAGACATTAAACCCCTGGATATCATTACCCGGAAATCTCTGGAGAATGCCATTCGATTGGTGACCATTTTAGGTGGTTCGACCAATGCGGTCTTGCATTTTCTGGCTATTGCTAGGGCAGCAGAGATCGATTTTACGCTATCAGATTTCCAGCGTATCAGTGATACAACCCCTTTCCTGGCCGACTTAAAACCCAGTGGTCGTTTCCTTATGGAAGATCTCCATGAAGTTGGCGGTATACCGGGAGTGCTCAGATATTTGCTAACCAAAGGCTTGATCCATGGAGATTGCCTCACAGTAACCGGGAAAACACTGGCCGAAAACCTAATTGATGTAGAAGGCCTTAAAGAAGGGCAGGAGGTCATTCGGCCTGTAGAGAATCCCATTAAGTCTAGCGGACACATACGAATATTGACAGGGAACCTGTCTCCAACCGGAGC contains:
- the ilvD gene encoding dihydroxy-acid dehydratase; its protein translation is MKLPNTYSKTITQDPTQPAAQAMLHAIGLTREDLEKPLIGIASTGYEGNPCNMHLNDLALLAKQGVNDSGMVGLIFNTIGVSDGISMGTPGMRFSLPSRDLIADSMETVVQAMSYDGLVTVVGCDKNMPGALMAMIRLNRPSILIYGGTIDSGCHNGKKLDVVSAFEAWGSKVAGSITENEFQQIVQKACPGAGACGGMYTANTMASAIEALGMSLPYNSSNPARSDLKTQESIQAGEAMQTLIEKDIKPLDIITRKSLENAIRLVTILGGSTNAVLHFLAIARAAEIDFTLSDFQRISDTTPFLADLKPSGRFLMEDLHEVGGIPGVLRYLLTKGLIHGDCLTVTGKTLAENLIDVEGLKEGQEVIRPVENPIKSSGHIRILTGNLSPTGAVAKITGKEGLKFSGPARVFDSEFDANDGIVRGEVQKGEVVVIRYEGPQGGPGMPEMLKPTAAIMGAGLGKEVALITDGRFSGGTHGFVVGHVTPEAQVGGPIALVKDGDIISIDAETNTLQLDISEEEMKSRKAAWRQPELKTSRGALYKYAKTVSSASTGCVTDEI